In the genome of Tannockella kyphosi, one region contains:
- a CDS encoding MarR family winged helix-turn-helix transcriptional regulator: MLNRDIINREVINELLVHLFNEILDIEQVFMKDRGIKDLSVIEVHLLGLISSIPTPTMSSIAKKATLTNGTVTTAIKKLEEKNCVERIKDKHDKRIIRVMVTSKGANACRVHQAFHDEMIGSICEDTDSLQDEHLIESLRKLCYFFEEIRDKLK, encoded by the coding sequence TTGTTAAATAGAGATATTATCAATCGAGAAGTAATTAATGAACTATTAGTACACTTATTTAATGAAATATTAGATATTGAACAAGTCTTTATGAAAGATAGAGGCATAAAAGATCTTAGTGTAATAGAAGTTCATTTATTAGGATTAATTAGTAGTATCCCTACTCCAACAATGTCTTCTATCGCTAAAAAAGCGACACTAACCAATGGAACAGTCACAACGGCTATTAAAAAACTAGAAGAAAAAAATTGTGTAGAAAGAATCAAAGATAAACATGATAAACGTATTATACGAGTAATGGTAACAAGCAAAGGAGCCAATGCATGTCGAGTACATCAAGCTTTTCATGATGAAATGATTGGTAGTATTTGTGAGGATACAGATTCATTGCAAGATGAACATTTGATTGAGTCATTACGTAAGTTATGTTATTTCTTTGAAGAAATTAGGGATAAATTAAAATGA
- a CDS encoding acetyl-CoA carboxylase carboxyltransferase subunit alpha, which translates to MSLQEKEKEINKIMQQIEYLQQENKDSNIDTIHALKQVVELKTKDAYLHLSNYDRVYLARKTTRPNVYEYIEAIFDDFIELHGDRLNQEDSSLVTGLALLGNMPVTVIGHRKGRTLEENMECNFGMSRPEGYRKALRLMHQANKFHRPIITFIDTPGAYPGKQAEENGIGEAIARNLMEMSTLEVPIIVVVIGEGGSGGALALSVGDKIVMLENSVYSILSPEGFASILWKDGSRASEAAELMKLTAKDLKEMQIIDDIILEPTTGITIQDTEVFLTIRKYIEENILSLRQLSTKTLIEKRYEKFRKIGGEDIVK; encoded by the coding sequence ATGTCCTTACAAGAAAAAGAAAAAGAAATAAACAAAATAATGCAACAAATAGAATATTTACAACAAGAAAACAAAGACTCAAATATAGATACTATCCATGCATTAAAACAAGTAGTAGAACTTAAAACAAAAGATGCTTATCTTCATTTATCTAATTATGATCGTGTTTATTTAGCAAGAAAAACAACAAGACCAAATGTTTATGAATATATTGAAGCTATTTTTGATGATTTTATTGAATTACATGGTGATCGTCTAAATCAAGAAGATAGCTCTTTAGTTACAGGATTAGCGTTGTTAGGGAATATGCCTGTTACCGTGATTGGTCATCGTAAAGGAAGAACATTAGAAGAGAATATGGAATGTAATTTTGGGATGTCCAGACCAGAAGGATATCGTAAAGCATTGCGTTTAATGCATCAAGCAAATAAGTTTCATCGACCGATTATTACCTTTATTGATACTCCTGGTGCGTATCCAGGTAAACAAGCAGAAGAAAATGGAATTGGAGAAGCGATTGCAAGAAATCTAATGGAAATGAGTACCTTAGAAGTACCTATTATTGTAGTAGTAATTGGAGAAGGTGGTAGTGGAGGAGCTTTAGCTCTTAGTGTTGGAGATAAAATTGTAATGTTAGAAAATAGTGTTTATTCTATTTTATCACCAGAGGGATTTGCATCGATTTTATGGAAAGATGGCTCTAGAGCCAGTGAAGCAGCAGAACTAATGAAGCTTACAGCCAAAGATTTAAAAGAGATGCAAATTATTGATGATATCATCTTAGAACCAACAACAGGTATTACTATCCAAGATACAGAAGTTTTCTTAACGATTAGAAAGTATATTGAAGAAAATATTCTTTCATTACGACAGTTATCTACTAAGACTTTAATAGAAAAACGTTATGAAAAGTTTAGAAAAATAGGAGGTGAGGATATTGTTAAATAG
- the accD gene encoding acetyl-CoA carboxylase, carboxyltransferase subunit beta, producing the protein MENIFNIRKEKLKIFKQRRKAKTKNSIDVPEGIYTTCSSCKEMILTETVTSNYYICPKCMYHQKISAHTRLKMVFDHQKYRVSYQNLETSDPLLFPGYMDKLKLQQEKTNLDEAVVVALGKIDNQRCVVCVMDSNFFMASMGSVVGEKITRAIEYATKRKRPIIIFCTSGGARMQEGIVSLMQMAKTSAALQRHHQAGQLYISYITHPTTGGVTASFAMLGDIILAEPKALIGFAGARVIETTIKQTLPEDFQSSEFMKKQGFIDKIVSRDEMRDVLIRILRMHKVGK; encoded by the coding sequence ATGGAAAATATATTTAATATAAGAAAAGAAAAACTAAAAATATTTAAACAAAGAAGAAAAGCAAAAACAAAGAATAGTATCGATGTACCAGAAGGAATATATACGACATGTAGTAGTTGTAAAGAAATGATTTTAACAGAAACAGTAACTAGTAATTACTATATTTGTCCTAAATGTATGTATCATCAAAAAATAAGTGCTCATACCCGACTAAAGATGGTTTTTGATCATCAAAAATATCGTGTATCTTACCAAAACTTAGAAACAAGTGATCCTTTGTTATTTCCAGGATATATGGATAAGTTAAAACTTCAACAAGAAAAAACAAACTTAGATGAAGCAGTAGTAGTAGCTTTAGGAAAAATAGATAATCAACGATGTGTAGTTTGTGTTATGGATAGTAACTTCTTTATGGCTAGTATGGGAAGTGTTGTGGGAGAAAAAATAACAAGAGCGATTGAATATGCAACCAAAAGAAAAAGACCGATTATTATCTTTTGTACTAGTGGAGGAGCAAGAATGCAAGAGGGCATTGTTTCTTTGATGCAAATGGCAAAAACATCAGCTGCCTTGCAACGTCATCATCAAGCAGGACAATTATATATATCGTATATTACGCATCCTACAACAGGAGGAGTTACTGCTTCTTTTGCGATGTTAGGGGATATTATTTTAGCTGAACCAAAAGCATTGATTGGTTTTGCAGGAGCTAGGGTAATAGAAACAACGATTAAACAAACATTACCTGAAGATTTTCAAAGTAGTGAGTTTATGAAAAAACAAGGGTTTATTGATAAGATTGTATCAAGAGATGAAATGAGAGATGTACTAATTCGAATCTTGAGAATGCATAAGGTAGGTAAATAA
- the accC gene encoding acetyl-CoA carboxylase biotin carboxylase subunit, whose product MFKRILIANRGEIAVRIIRTCKELGIEAVAIYSDVDASSLHVKLADHAICIGSSKASESYLNIQNILAAATSLHCDAIHPGFGFLSENAQFARLVEECGMKFIGPKGSVIDKMGNKAMARQIMIEAGVPVVPGSQGIVKDVQEAKDVAMKIGYPILIKASAGGGGRGMRKAFSPEEFEQAFATAKAEAKACFNDDAMYLEKLILNPKHIEFQILADTYGNVIHLGERDCSIQRRNQKMIEESPSKALTASLREKMGNDAVRAAKGAGYTNAGTIEYVLDSEGNYYFIEMNTRIQVEHPVTEMVTGVDLIREQIRIAAGQRLGLKQANVMLQGHAIECRINAEKPSENFRPSPGLVKGVHLPGGLGVRIDTTLYQGYLVSPHYDSMVAKVIVHGTNRLEAIRRMRRVLSELVIDGIDTNQELQYMILHHNEYVKGNFDTGFIEAHLDSLVDE is encoded by the coding sequence ATGTTTAAAAGAATATTAATCGCAAATCGAGGAGAGATAGCGGTTCGTATTATTCGTACTTGTAAAGAGTTAGGGATTGAGGCTGTTGCGATTTATTCCGATGTGGATGCATCTTCTTTGCATGTGAAACTTGCAGATCATGCCATATGTATAGGTTCTTCAAAAGCAAGTGAGAGTTATTTAAATATTCAAAATATCTTAGCAGCTGCTACTAGTTTACATTGTGATGCAATTCATCCAGGGTTTGGCTTTTTATCGGAGAATGCGCAATTTGCAAGATTAGTAGAAGAATGTGGAATGAAGTTTATAGGTCCTAAAGGAAGTGTCATTGATAAGATGGGGAATAAAGCAATGGCTCGTCAAATTATGATAGAGGCAGGGGTACCAGTAGTACCAGGGAGTCAAGGAATTGTAAAGGATGTGCAAGAAGCAAAAGATGTCGCAATGAAAATAGGTTATCCTATTTTAATTAAAGCTTCTGCTGGTGGTGGAGGAAGAGGGATGCGAAAAGCATTCTCTCCAGAAGAATTTGAACAAGCCTTTGCTACTGCAAAAGCAGAAGCAAAAGCTTGTTTCAATGATGATGCGATGTATTTAGAAAAATTGATTTTAAATCCAAAGCATATAGAATTTCAAATTTTAGCAGATACTTATGGGAATGTAATTCATTTGGGAGAAAGAGATTGTTCGATACAAAGAAGAAATCAAAAAATGATTGAAGAGTCTCCTAGTAAAGCATTAACAGCTAGTTTGCGAGAAAAGATGGGGAATGATGCAGTCCGTGCTGCCAAAGGTGCCGGTTATACCAATGCTGGAACGATAGAGTATGTTTTAGATAGTGAAGGGAATTATTATTTCATTGAAATGAATACAAGAATTCAAGTGGAACATCCTGTAACAGAAATGGTAACAGGGGTTGATTTAATCCGAGAACAAATACGAATTGCAGCAGGACAACGATTAGGGTTGAAACAAGCAAATGTTATGTTACAAGGACATGCAATTGAGTGTCGTATTAATGCAGAAAAACCTAGTGAAAACTTCCGTCCTAGCCCGGGGCTAGTAAAGGGAGTACATTTACCAGGTGGTTTAGGTGTTCGTATTGATACGACACTCTATCAAGGATATCTTGTATCGCCACACTATGATTCGATGGTTGCTAAAGTGATTGTTCATGGAACCAATCGTTTAGAGGCAATTAGAAGAATGCGTCGAGTATTATCTGAATTAGTTATTGATGGAATTGATACCAATCAAGAATTACAATATATGATTTTACATCATAATGAGTATGTCAAAGGTAATTTTGATACGGGATTTATAGAGGCTCATTTAGATAGTTTGGTGGATGAATAA
- a CDS encoding acetyl-CoA carboxylase biotin carboxyl carrier protein, which produces MKLDLVKDLFEQFESSSVAKMKIEIEDIKLELEKATIVQEIVKQPVIQETKEMKVVEDVFKGTEVKSPIVGVFYSASSPDAKAFVEVGQSVKAGQVICIIEAMKVMNEIKAPQDGIVSKILIKDSEVVEYDQAIMLLEDDYV; this is translated from the coding sequence ATGAAACTAGACTTAGTAAAAGATTTATTCGAACAATTTGAAAGCTCATCTGTAGCTAAAATGAAAATAGAAATAGAAGATATCAAATTAGAACTAGAAAAAGCAACGATAGTTCAAGAAATAGTAAAACAACCAGTCATTCAAGAAACAAAAGAAATGAAAGTGGTAGAAGATGTTTTCAAAGGAACAGAAGTAAAGTCTCCAATTGTGGGGGTATTCTATAGTGCTAGTTCACCTGATGCAAAAGCTTTTGTAGAAGTGGGACAAAGTGTTAAAGCAGGACAAGTTATTTGTATTATTGAAGCGATGAAAGTAATGAATGAAATAAAAGCTCCTCAAGATGGTATTGTTTCAAAGATATTGATAAAGGATAGTGAGGTAGTAGAATACGACCAAGCTATTATGTTGTTAGAGGATGATTATGTTTAA
- the acpP gene encoding acyl carrier protein, with product MLFDEIKEIIVDSLSVDETLVTLDASLKEDLEADSLDAVELVMAVEEKLGIEIDDETAVTLKTVKDIVDYVASKQ from the coding sequence ATGTTATTCGATGAAATTAAGGAAATTATTGTAGACTCATTAAGTGTGGATGAAACACTTGTTACATTAGATGCAAGTTTAAAAGAAGATTTAGAAGCTGACTCTTTAGATGCAGTAGAATTAGTAATGGCAGTAGAAGAAAAATTAGGGATTGAAATCGATGATGAAACAGCTGTTACATTAAAAACAGTAAAAGATATTGTTGATTATGTAGCATCAAAACAATAA
- a CDS encoding biotin transporter BioY: protein MNTKVKDMTTAALFIAIICVFAQLKINITGFVPITLQTLAIYLIGGILKPQPAFFCLSGYLVIGAIGLPVFSNFGSGLGSLFGMTGGYLIIFPFMAASISYLIHKRVNIVLAYFLGTVLCYSFGTVWFMYYTEQTLQASLALCVYPFLFGDAIKIMIACFLYHKIKRVY from the coding sequence ATGAATACAAAAGTAAAAGATATGACAACGGCGGCATTGTTTATAGCCATCATTTGTGTGTTTGCACAATTAAAAATTAATATAACAGGATTTGTACCAATTACATTACAAACATTAGCGATCTATCTTATCGGGGGTATCTTAAAACCTCAACCAGCATTCTTTTGTTTGTCAGGTTATTTAGTAATAGGGGCGATTGGACTTCCAGTCTTTTCTAATTTTGGTAGTGGTCTTGGATCATTGTTTGGTATGACAGGGGGATATTTAATCATATTTCCATTTATGGCAGCCAGTATTAGTTATCTAATACATAAAAGAGTAAATATCGTGTTAGCGTATTTTTTAGGAACTGTTTTATGTTACAGTTTTGGAACAGTGTGGTTTATGTATTATACAGAGCAAACATTACAAGCAAGTTTGGCTTTATGTGTATATCCATTTTTGTTTGGAGACGCTATTAAAATAATGATAGCTTGTTTTCTTTATCATAAAATAAAGAGGGTGTATTAA
- a CDS encoding biotin--[acetyl-CoA-carboxylase] ligase, with the protein MKRKVISYLYDHVKESIPNHYLENKYLLSSPQFVTILQELIDDGFLITYSLDTCCLHSLVTTLCKEAICSYLDSDYSIEIFDSIDSTNSYAKRTPSPYKRLLITNHQTSGKGRGNHSFYSPKDSGIYMSLVYPKSFIYLEQYQYPILASCAIYTALQELFDIEVKLKWVNDIYYDNAKVGGILVEDDEEQLIIGIGLNILNDIKDLKENTRQDISSLQLYGCSRNEIIACIIKQFELLCNQSWQSILTLYKQQSCLLDRAIYFQVNQQTFYGKVVDIDHMGRLVVEVNNQKQVLQSGEVHIGSIKK; encoded by the coding sequence ATGAAAAGAAAAGTAATTAGTTATTTATATGACCATGTAAAAGAAAGTATTCCTAATCATTATTTAGAAAATAAATATCTTCTTTCCTCTCCTCAATTCGTTACTATTTTACAAGAACTAATTGATGATGGTTTTTTAATAACGTACTCACTAGATACTTGTTGTTTGCACTCTTTGGTTACAACGCTTTGTAAAGAAGCTATTTGTAGTTATCTAGATTCTGATTATTCTATTGAAATATTTGATTCCATTGATTCTACAAACAGCTATGCAAAAAGAACACCATCTCCTTATAAAAGATTACTAATAACAAATCATCAAACATCAGGAAAAGGAAGGGGTAATCATTCCTTCTATTCTCCTAAGGATAGTGGTATCTATATGAGTTTGGTATATCCAAAATCATTTATTTATTTAGAACAATATCAATATCCTATTCTAGCTTCTTGCGCCATTTATACGGCATTGCAAGAATTGTTTGATATCGAAGTGAAACTAAAATGGGTAAATGATATTTATTATGATAATGCAAAGGTTGGGGGAATTTTAGTAGAAGATGACGAAGAACAATTAATTATTGGAATTGGTTTAAATATTTTAAATGATATCAAAGATTTAAAAGAAAATACTCGTCAAGATATTAGTAGTTTACAATTATATGGTTGTAGTAGAAATGAAATAATTGCTTGTATTATAAAGCAATTTGAATTACTTTGTAACCAATCTTGGCAGTCGATTCTTACGCTATATAAGCAACAATCTTGTTTACTTGATCGTGCTATTTATTTTCAAGTGAACCAACAAACTTTTTATGGAAAAGTAGTAGATATTGATCATATGGGACGTTTAGTAGTAGAAGTAAATAATCAAAAACAGGTACTACAGAGTGGTGAAGTACATATTGGAAGCATAAAAAAATAA
- a CDS encoding sugar kinase — protein MEKKYDVLSLGEVLMRLSPPTNEKLTRGDFLEKQVGGAELNVLSGIALLGLKTGIISKVPGNDIGIFSRNKMRGVGISDEYLAYDNESDARLGLYYYENGAYPRKPRVVYDRKHSSMLKVKLEDFPEEMFTSTKWFHTTGITLALTPEVRDLTKELIKKFKAAGAKISFDVNFRSNLWTGPQAKQYIEEILPYVDMFFCSESTAQLTFLKEGTLEQIMKSFTEEYPISYVASTTRIVHSPKVHTFGSVFYDALKDTYYKEDDYANIEVVDRIGSGDAYISGALYGLIKYDGDCQKALEFGNATGAVKNTIPGDMQALELNEIEAIIASHQDTNDTSEMTR, from the coding sequence ATGGAAAAGAAATATGATGTATTATCTTTAGGAGAAGTCTTAATGAGACTTTCTCCTCCTACAAATGAAAAGTTAACTCGTGGTGATTTTTTAGAAAAACAAGTTGGTGGTGCAGAATTAAATGTACTAAGTGGAATAGCATTATTAGGTTTAAAAACAGGAATTATTTCTAAAGTACCAGGAAATGATATTGGTATATTTTCAAGAAATAAAATGCGTGGAGTAGGAATAAGTGATGAATATTTAGCGTATGACAATGAATCAGATGCTAGATTAGGACTTTATTACTATGAAAATGGAGCATATCCTAGAAAACCTAGAGTTGTCTATGATCGTAAACATTCTTCGATGTTAAAAGTGAAGTTAGAAGATTTCCCAGAAGAAATGTTCACTTCTACAAAATGGTTCCATACAACAGGAATCACATTAGCCCTAACACCAGAAGTTCGTGACCTAACAAAAGAACTAATAAAAAAATTCAAAGCTGCTGGAGCTAAAATATCTTTTGATGTTAACTTTAGAAGTAACTTATGGACAGGACCACAAGCAAAACAATACATTGAAGAAATTCTTCCTTATGTAGACATGTTCTTCTGTTCAGAAAGTACAGCACAATTAACTTTCTTAAAAGAAGGTACTTTAGAACAAATTATGAAAAGCTTTACAGAAGAATATCCTATCTCTTATGTAGCCTCAACTACTAGAATCGTACATAGTCCAAAAGTACATACCTTTGGATCTGTATTCTATGACGCTTTGAAAGATACATACTACAAAGAAGATGATTACGCTAATATTGAAGTAGTTGATCGTATTGGTAGTGGAGATGCTTATATTTCTGGAGCTCTTTATGGACTAATTAAATATGATGGAGATTGCCAAAAAGCATTAGAATTCGGGAATGCAACAGGAGCTGTAAAAAATACAATTCCTGGTGATATGCAAGCTTTAGAATTAAATGAAATCGAAGCTATTATTGCTTCTCATCAAGATACAAATGATACTAGTGAAATGACTAGATAA
- the eda gene encoding bifunctional 4-hydroxy-2-oxoglutarate aldolase/2-dehydro-3-deoxy-phosphogluconate aldolase yields MNEVLTRLQQIGIVPVVVIDDVKDAAPLAKALCDGGLPCAEITFRTEAAVEATRIMATEYPDMLIGAGTILTVEQVDIAVAAGAKFIVSPGLNPKVVQYCVEKGIPVTPGVTSPSQVEQAIELGLDTVKFFPAEAAGGLNMIKSMAAAYTNMKFMPTGGINPNNVNEYLAFNKILCCGGSWMVSGDLVKAGKFDEITRLTKEALMTMFGFELRHVGINCENDDQAKQTVKMFEAMFGFTATEKKASYFAGSAIEAMKSPYLGTKGHIAIATNDANRAKAYLENQGFEFNMDAALYNGDKLITIYFKHEVAGFAIHLIQK; encoded by the coding sequence ATGAACGAAGTGTTAACTAGATTACAACAAATCGGAATTGTACCAGTAGTCGTAATAGATGATGTAAAAGATGCAGCACCTCTTGCAAAAGCATTATGCGATGGAGGGTTACCTTGTGCAGAAATTACTTTCCGTACAGAAGCAGCAGTGGAAGCAACTCGTATTATGGCAACAGAATATCCTGACATGTTAATTGGAGCAGGTACTATTTTAACAGTAGAACAAGTGGATATTGCAGTGGCAGCAGGAGCAAAATTTATTGTAAGTCCAGGATTAAACCCAAAAGTGGTTCAATACTGTGTAGAAAAAGGAATCCCTGTAACACCTGGTGTTACTAGTCCTAGTCAAGTAGAACAAGCAATTGAATTAGGTTTAGATACTGTAAAATTCTTCCCAGCAGAAGCTGCTGGAGGATTAAATATGATTAAATCAATGGCTGCAGCCTATACAAATATGAAATTCATGCCGACAGGTGGAATCAATCCTAATAATGTAAATGAATATTTAGCGTTTAATAAAATCTTATGTTGTGGTGGAAGCTGGATGGTAAGTGGAGACTTAGTAAAAGCTGGTAAATTTGATGAAATCACAAGACTTACAAAAGAAGCCTTAATGACGATGTTTGGTTTTGAATTACGTCATGTAGGGATTAACTGTGAAAATGATGATCAAGCAAAACAAACAGTAAAAATGTTTGAGGCAATGTTTGGATTTACTGCAACAGAAAAGAAAGCTTCTTATTTTGCAGGTAGTGCGATTGAAGCAATGAAAAGCCCTTATTTAGGAACAAAAGGACATATTGCGATTGCTACAAATGATGCAAATCGTGCAAAAGCATATTTAGAAAACCAAGGTTTTGAGTTTAATATGGATGCTGCTTTATATAATGGAGACAAACTAATTACTATTTATTTCAAACATGAAGTTGCAGGATTTGCAATTCATTTAATTCAAAAATAG
- a CDS encoding cupin domain-containing protein encodes MNRDYYFINEEIEFEQVNDLIKRKIVARGGDMMIVEVHFQKGAIGDLHHHIHEQVSYCISGCLEFEVNGEKQIIKGGDSVFMPIESLHGCVCLEDTVLLDIFTPQREDFLKK; translated from the coding sequence ATGAACAGAGATTATTATTTTATTAATGAAGAAATTGAATTTGAACAAGTGAATGACTTAATTAAAAGAAAAATTGTAGCTCGTGGTGGAGATATGATGATTGTGGAAGTACATTTTCAAAAAGGTGCTATTGGAGATTTACATCACCATATTCATGAACAAGTATCTTATTGTATCAGTGGATGTTTAGAGTTTGAAGTAAATGGAGAGAAACAAATTATTAAAGGTGGAGACTCTGTATTTATGCCAATTGAATCATTACATGGATGTGTATGTTTAGAAGACACAGTTCTTTTAGATATTTTCACACCACAAAGAGAAGACTTTTTAAAGAAATAG